A region of Bicyclus anynana chromosome 17, ilBicAnyn1.1, whole genome shotgun sequence DNA encodes the following proteins:
- the LOC112045439 gene encoding odorant receptor 67c-like yields MDIPEFEDIFKQIKINFHIIGFICVLYFTTVDALYYTLTSHMCAQFSVLSDEIKDLDHSSSHCLSEIVKKHQYLLKLSEDLEKIFRAPNLFNVLVGSIEICALGFNLTMGQWAQIPGVILFLLSILVQILMISVFGENLIKESSKIGDAAFICKWYDMDNKAKKTILLIMLRSNKPQKLTAYKFSVISYKSFTKIISTSWSYFTILRTVYTPPELNNE; encoded by the exons ATGGATATACCTGAATTTGAAGACATTTTcaaacaaatcaaaatcaatttccatATCATAG GTTTTATATGCGTTCTGTACTTCACGACTGTGGATGCTCTATACTACACTCTCACATCTCATATGTGTGCTCAGTTTTCCGTACTCAGTGATGAAATCAAAGATCTGGATCACAGTAGCTCTCACTGCTTGAGCGAGATCGTTAAAAAGCATCAATATCTTTTGAA ACTCTCGGAAGACTTAGAAAAAATTTTTCGCGCACCAAACTTGTTCAATGTCCTTGTTGGATCTATCGAAATATGTGCTCTTGGATTTAATTTGACG ATGGGGCAATGGGCTCAAATACCaggagtaattttatttttgttgtccATATTAGTACAAATATTGATGATTAGTGTTTTTGGCGAAAATCTTATAAAAGAG AGCAGCAAAATTGGAGACGCAGCATTTATATGCAAGTGGTATGATATGGACAACAAGGCAAAGAAAACTATTCTACTAATAATGTTAAG ATCCAACAAACCGCAAAAGTTGACGGCTTACAAATTTTCCGTCATTTCTTACAAAAGTTTTACAAAG ATTATCAGCACATCGTGGTCTTATTTTACGATCTTGAGAACTGTTTATACACCACCGGAactgaataatgaataa